Proteins co-encoded in one Candidatus Nitrosacidococcus tergens genomic window:
- a CDS encoding type II toxin-antitoxin system RatA family toxin produces MTKIDRSALVPYTPAEMYALVNDIEAYSQFLPWCRSTQVYSRDEEHVRASIEIAKGPIHKSFTTHNKLEQDKTITMQLVEGPFSHLEGTWRFNPIGENQGCRVSLTMEFEFSSKMIGLALGPIFNEITSTMVDAFCNRARNYYGQR; encoded by the coding sequence ATGACTAAAATAGATCGCAGTGCATTAGTACCTTATACTCCAGCAGAAATGTATGCTTTAGTAAATGATATTGAAGCTTATTCTCAATTTCTTCCTTGGTGCCGCTCTACCCAAGTCTATAGCCGTGATGAAGAACATGTGCGTGCTAGCATAGAAATTGCTAAAGGTCCTATCCATAAATCATTTACTACTCATAATAAGTTAGAACAAGATAAAACCATAACTATGCAATTAGTAGAAGGGCCCTTTAGCCACTTAGAAGGTACATGGCGTTTTAACCCTATTGGAGAAAATCAAGGGTGCCGAGTTTCTTTAACGATGGAATTTGAATTTTCCAGCAAAATGATTGGTCTTGCTTTAGGTCCAATTTTCAATGAGATTACCTCTACTATGGTAGATGCATTTTGTAATCGTGCGAGAAATTACTATGGACAGCGCTAA
- a CDS encoding efflux RND transporter periplasmic adaptor subunit translates to MSKNFSSNGSWRSKILIIVIILVLGLYIGYRVLSAKKEAIAMREETLEMATPAVTVLYPSPVQPEETIELPGNFVAWHQAPIYARVAGYVEEWYTDYGAKVKKGDLLAILNTPMIDAEYKMAEAEVAAKEAEYNLAVVTKDRYVGLGNTNAVSIQSVTVQQANEKVKKAELKKAEQELENIQARRQFKHIIAPFDGVIISRNVNMGDYVNETGSLSLKEGENGEVNIFTVADIRKMRLFVSVPEAFGPFLKPGLTADVMVPQFPDKQFKAKFLTSAEGFDTSTRTAITEFVIYNDDKDHLLWPGTYATVRINAPTRKGALVIPTTSMVFVENGATVAVVTDDNRVHYKPIKIKRIYPTTFQIEGISKNDRIIDNPSAALLEGDEVHIVNNPAKGYIISPIKNSGSEKDTAHNQQISSSNESSAKSESALPYNIGPYRFKVALKSKQATIGKNIMVIYLQDEESHPVENARIQVSSQDSEFRQQIRMDAKEVKPGVYGGVLEVPDEGNWPLTLKVQIEGDNLYQSELDITTGYPITLG, encoded by the coding sequence GTGAGTAAAAATTTTAGTTCAAATGGATCTTGGCGTAGCAAGATCCTAATTATTGTTATTATACTAGTCCTTGGTCTCTATATAGGCTATCGGGTATTGAGTGCTAAAAAAGAAGCGATTGCCATGCGGGAAGAAACCCTTGAGATGGCCACTCCTGCGGTAACTGTACTGTATCCTTCTCCCGTTCAACCAGAAGAAACCATTGAATTGCCGGGTAATTTTGTAGCTTGGCATCAAGCACCTATTTATGCTCGAGTAGCAGGTTACGTAGAAGAGTGGTATACCGATTACGGTGCGAAAGTTAAAAAAGGGGATTTATTGGCTATCTTAAATACTCCAATGATTGATGCGGAGTATAAAATGGCTGAAGCAGAAGTAGCTGCAAAAGAAGCGGAATACAACCTAGCTGTAGTAACTAAGGATCGTTATGTAGGTTTGGGTAATACTAACGCTGTTTCTATTCAGTCGGTAACAGTTCAACAAGCTAATGAAAAAGTAAAAAAAGCAGAGCTTAAAAAAGCAGAACAAGAGCTTGAAAATATTCAAGCACGAAGACAATTTAAACATATTATTGCTCCTTTTGACGGGGTTATCATTTCCCGTAACGTTAATATGGGAGACTATGTAAACGAAACAGGAAGTTTAAGTTTAAAGGAAGGAGAAAATGGCGAGGTTAATATTTTTACGGTTGCTGATATTCGTAAAATGCGACTTTTTGTCAGTGTCCCAGAAGCATTTGGTCCCTTTCTTAAGCCAGGACTTACTGCTGATGTTATGGTACCACAATTTCCAGATAAGCAATTTAAAGCTAAGTTCTTAACAAGTGCTGAAGGATTTGATACCAGCACTCGTACTGCTATTACTGAATTCGTTATATACAATGATGATAAGGATCATTTACTCTGGCCGGGTACTTACGCTACTGTACGTATCAACGCACCTACCCGTAAGGGAGCACTAGTTATCCCTACTACTTCTATGGTTTTTGTAGAGAATGGAGCTACTGTTGCGGTAGTTACTGATGATAATCGAGTTCACTATAAACCTATTAAAATCAAAAGAATTTATCCTACAACATTCCAAATTGAAGGAATTTCTAAAAATGATCGAATTATAGATAACCCCAGTGCTGCCTTATTAGAAGGAGATGAGGTACACATTGTAAATAACCCTGCAAAGGGTTATATCATCTCTCCAATTAAAAACTCAGGATCAGAGAAAGATACAGCTCATAATCAACAAATTTCTTCTTCTAACGAATCTTCAGCAAAAAGTGAATCAGCATTACCTTACAATATAGGTCCCTATCGCTTTAAAGTGGCTTTGAAATCAAAGCAAGCTACTATAGGTAAAAATATCATGGTGATTTATCTTCAAGATGAAGAGAGCCATCCTGTAGAGAATGCTAGGATTCAGGTATCATCTCAAGATAGTGAATTTAGGCAACAAATTCGTATGGATGCTAAAGAAGTAAAACCAGGGGTTTATGGAGGCGTATTGGAAGTACCTGACGAGGGAAATTGGCCGCTTACTTTAAAGGTTCAAATAGAAGGAGATAATCTCTATCAATCAGAATTAGATATAACCACAGGGTATCCGATCACTCTCGGTTAA
- a CDS encoding DUF3303 domain-containing protein, producing the protein MAKDDGMIFMVHWTHTPENCPGRSKEGATMLNDFWAGREQAEKKGVKILSAYVAATEHTYYIAVQAKDYQTMLEFFEILAPTQTGNIHPVTTMDKWTDHINPNK; encoded by the coding sequence ATGGCAAAAGATGACGGAATGATATTTATGGTCCATTGGACTCATACCCCTGAAAATTGCCCCGGTAGAAGCAAAGAAGGTGCTACTATGCTCAATGATTTTTGGGCAGGACGGGAACAGGCTGAAAAGAAAGGGGTAAAAATTCTAAGTGCCTATGTAGCTGCCACAGAACATACTTATTATATCGCCGTCCAAGCTAAAGACTACCAAACCATGCTTGAGTTTTTTGAAATCTTAGCACCTACTCAAACAGGAAATATTCACCCGGTTACTACCATGGATAAATGGACAGATCATATTAATCCAAATAAATAG
- a CDS encoding DUF3293 domain-containing protein, whose product MNPVYFETHFKTPTYIKNWPNEFAIITAYATTGEVWTEERNNQADNNLKSELLKQSGWVERLIGYSPTTGHAEPGWATAISFDIACNIGQLFYQDAIYYVESNQLYVSFCDHRRFKVFVESFQARIESRL is encoded by the coding sequence ATGAATCCGGTTTATTTTGAGACTCATTTTAAAACACCTACTTATATAAAAAATTGGCCTAATGAATTTGCTATTATTACCGCCTATGCCACCACAGGAGAAGTATGGACTGAAGAAAGAAATAATCAGGCAGATAATAATCTTAAAAGTGAATTACTAAAACAATCAGGCTGGGTGGAGAGATTAATAGGTTATTCGCCTACTACTGGACATGCAGAGCCGGGCTGGGCTACAGCGATAAGCTTTGATATTGCCTGTAATATAGGGCAGTTATTTTATCAAGATGCGATTTATTATGTAGAAAGTAATCAGCTTTATGTGAGTTTTTGCGATCACAGACGCTTTAAAGTGTTTGTAGAGAGTTTTCAGGCTAGAATAGAAAGTAGGCTATAA
- a CDS encoding efflux RND transporter permease subunit, with product MNQLVVVALKRPYTFVVLSILIIILGIQSVLKAATDIFPNIKIPITSVVWAYDGMLPQDIEGRITYIFERFLTSTVEGIKYIHSHSYFGSSIVNIFLQHEVDPAQAEADITAISQTVVNFLPPDIAPPMVMKLAPSSVPVATIQVTSDTLSPADLYNLSVMRIRPLLVTVEGAILPHPYGGQDMTVGIAIDRDKLLARHLTPADVHEAVNRQNLVLPGGDMKIYSTDWVVLTNSSVLTIEDYEKIPLKREGNNYVYLRDVADVNLMGNVLKNAVIVDGKQSVMIVVMKSSEASTLSVVQGVKDIIPRLETVVPKDVHIKLVNDASTFVKESINDVVHEIIIAAALVGTIVLVLLGSWRPTVIIAATIPLSLLTALIALYYTEETINVMTLGGLALSVGVLVDNATVVIENMDTHIHMGKPLETAILDGTRQILLPTFVATLAIGIVWLPLFGLSGVSGFLFGPMAKAVIYAMLASFFLSYTLVPTMAKYILHDPNAPDDHLHPDRPEIDKSAQEVYELTERETEEEALHNVGGTHFAESVPDLEQEKKPKGIFVQIGQSIDRGFNRFRDGYGSLLEKSMARRNFTVIVMLAIALGSWVLFAFNGRDFFPEVKTDSMQMHVRFPLGTRIEVSDRISALIAEDIRKLLPDKVEDIINNCGLPVGPHNLAFIPTPTIGSQDCDVTMSLTNPKSPIWEFREVLRKGLTKLYPGSEFTFQPSDLTGKILNFGSPAPIDVQINGPDQVDNFEYVRKLHGLLKNIPGARDVVIQQTMNTPTLLVESNRAFGLGVDIHQKDFGDNMLIATAGSYQIDLNFWLDRATGMAYPINVRIPQPKLKEVNQLLAVPIQSNEGKEGRNKLQLLGNVGTVSPIGTPGVITHADIMPLFDIYVSPEGRDLGSTLEEVREIVDSVKDELPHSAAVEIEGQAILMESAFAEMIIGLVASIVLIYLLIVVNFQSWLDPFIIITALPGALGGIAWMLFLTHTNISVPALTGAIMTMGTATANSILVVSYARERIEIHGEAIKAALEAGVARFRPVLMTASAMIAGMIPMATGNSQNAPLGRAVIGGLTLATIFTLIFVPCVYAIIYHRRSAATQSGE from the coding sequence ATGAATCAACTCGTTGTCGTTGCCTTAAAAAGGCCTTATACATTTGTTGTTCTTTCTATTTTAATTATTATTCTTGGGATTCAGTCGGTGCTTAAAGCAGCTACTGATATTTTCCCAAACATCAAAATCCCAATTACTTCAGTAGTATGGGCTTATGATGGAATGCTCCCACAGGATATTGAGGGGCGTATCACTTATATTTTTGAGAGATTTTTAACCTCTACCGTAGAAGGAATTAAATATATTCATAGCCATTCCTATTTTGGTAGTAGTATTGTTAATATCTTTTTGCAGCACGAAGTAGATCCAGCACAAGCTGAAGCAGATATTACTGCAATTTCTCAAACGGTAGTGAATTTCTTACCTCCTGATATTGCTCCACCTATGGTAATGAAGTTGGCTCCTTCATCTGTGCCGGTGGCTACTATACAAGTTACTTCAGATACCCTATCTCCTGCAGATCTATATAATCTTTCAGTGATGCGGATTCGCCCTCTATTAGTTACTGTAGAGGGAGCAATTCTCCCCCATCCTTATGGGGGACAAGATATGACGGTAGGTATTGCCATTGATCGGGATAAACTCCTTGCCCGACACCTTACCCCTGCAGATGTCCACGAAGCAGTTAATCGTCAAAATTTAGTACTTCCCGGTGGGGATATGAAAATCTATTCTACTGATTGGGTAGTATTGACCAACTCCTCCGTACTTACTATCGAAGATTATGAAAAAATTCCTCTTAAAAGAGAAGGAAATAATTATGTCTATCTTCGTGACGTAGCAGATGTGAACCTTATGGGGAATGTGTTAAAAAATGCGGTTATCGTAGACGGTAAACAATCTGTGATGATTGTAGTGATGAAAAGTAGTGAGGCCTCTACTTTGTCTGTGGTTCAAGGAGTAAAAGATATTATTCCACGACTTGAAACTGTGGTTCCTAAAGATGTGCACATTAAGTTGGTAAATGATGCCTCTACCTTTGTAAAAGAATCAATTAATGATGTGGTGCACGAAATTATTATTGCTGCTGCCTTAGTAGGTACCATTGTATTGGTACTACTGGGATCATGGCGACCCACGGTTATTATTGCTGCCACTATTCCTTTATCTCTCTTAACTGCTTTAATTGCTCTCTATTATACAGAGGAAACAATTAACGTAATGACTTTAGGAGGATTAGCCTTATCTGTAGGGGTATTGGTAGATAATGCTACGGTAGTTATTGAAAATATGGATACCCATATTCACATGGGGAAACCGCTGGAGACTGCAATTTTAGATGGAACGAGGCAGATTCTTCTACCTACTTTTGTCGCAACACTTGCTATTGGTATCGTTTGGCTTCCCTTATTTGGATTAAGTGGTGTTTCTGGATTTTTATTTGGTCCTATGGCAAAAGCAGTAATTTATGCCATGCTAGCTTCTTTTTTCCTTTCCTATACTCTAGTGCCAACCATGGCAAAGTATATTCTCCATGATCCAAATGCTCCTGACGATCATCTCCACCCCGATCGCCCAGAAATTGATAAATCTGCTCAAGAAGTTTATGAGCTAACAGAAAGGGAAACGGAAGAAGAAGCTCTTCATAATGTGGGTGGTACCCATTTTGCGGAGTCCGTACCTGATCTAGAACAAGAGAAAAAGCCAAAAGGGATTTTTGTTCAAATTGGTCAGAGTATTGATCGAGGTTTTAATCGATTTCGTGATGGCTATGGTAGTCTACTAGAAAAATCCATGGCACGCCGTAATTTTACTGTGATTGTAATGCTTGCAATTGCTTTAGGCTCTTGGGTTTTATTCGCTTTTAATGGGCGAGATTTTTTCCCTGAAGTTAAAACCGATTCTATGCAGATGCACGTTCGATTCCCTCTGGGTACTCGAATTGAAGTTTCTGATCGGATTTCTGCATTAATAGCAGAAGATATTAGAAAATTACTTCCGGACAAAGTAGAAGATATTATCAATAACTGCGGGTTACCGGTAGGTCCTCATAATCTTGCGTTTATCCCCACGCCTACTATTGGCTCTCAAGATTGTGACGTAACTATGTCATTAACTAATCCTAAGTCCCCAATTTGGGAATTTAGAGAAGTATTACGTAAAGGGCTAACAAAACTTTACCCAGGGAGCGAGTTTACTTTTCAACCTTCAGATTTAACAGGAAAAATTCTTAATTTTGGTTCACCTGCTCCCATTGATGTACAAATTAATGGTCCTGATCAAGTGGATAATTTTGAATATGTACGTAAACTTCATGGTCTATTAAAAAATATCCCAGGGGCACGAGATGTGGTGATCCAACAAACCATGAATACCCCTACTCTATTGGTCGAATCAAATCGAGCTTTTGGGCTTGGCGTAGATATTCATCAAAAAGATTTCGGCGACAATATGTTGATTGCTACTGCAGGTAGTTATCAAATTGACTTAAATTTTTGGTTAGATAGGGCTACGGGAATGGCTTACCCGATTAATGTCCGTATCCCTCAGCCTAAGCTTAAGGAAGTTAACCAGTTATTAGCAGTACCTATTCAAAGTAATGAAGGTAAAGAAGGGCGCAATAAACTACAGCTGCTAGGGAATGTGGGCACGGTAAGCCCTATTGGTACTCCTGGGGTAATTACTCATGCAGATATTATGCCTTTATTCGATATTTATGTTTCTCCAGAAGGACGAGATTTGGGATCTACCTTAGAGGAGGTACGAGAAATTGTAGATAGTGTAAAAGATGAACTCCCTCATAGTGCAGCGGTTGAAATAGAAGGACAAGCTATTCTTATGGAGAGTGCTTTTGCAGAAATGATTATCGGTTTAGTTGCCTCAATTGTATTAATCTACTTATTAATTGTCGTTAATTTCCAATCTTGGCTTGATCCCTTCATTATTATTACTGCACTTCCCGGTGCTTTAGGGGGGATCGCTTGGATGCTTTTCCTGACCCATACTAATATTTCGGTACCTGCTTTAACAGGAGCGATTATGACTATGGGTACCGCAACGGCAAACTCTATTTTAGTAGTCTCTTATGCTCGTGAGCGGATTGAAATACATGGCGAAGCGATTAAGGCTGCACTTGAGGCTGGCGTTGCCCGCTTCCGTCCAGTATTAATGACTGCATCTGCCATGATTGCAGGTATGATTCCTATGGCAACCGGTAATTCACAAAATGCCCCTCTAGGACGAGCAGTGATTGGTGGTTTAACACTAGCCACTATCTTTACTTTAATTTTCGTACCATGCGTTTATGCCATTATTTACCATCGGCGCTCTGCAGCTACCCAATCAGGAGAATAA
- the gndA gene encoding NADP-dependent phosphogluconate dehydrogenase: MAETQKTSADIGIVGLGVMGANLGLNIAENGFTVVAYDRDSSKGSHLTNMAQEQLSDPSKINAYNDITQFIIALKKPRTILMLVPAGAPVDAVIHDFAPHLEAGDIMIDGGNSFFKDTNRRVEELAKKNIHFMGMGVSGGESGARHGPSLMPGGDRTAWEHAKPILEAAAAKADGEPCVGWLGRGAAGHYVKMVHNGIEYGLMELITESYDIMHRGLGLNLEELHKVYKEWTKGPMGGFLMEITADVLVQKDPLGDGYILPKILDTAHQKGTGLWTSEESLTLQAPTPVIDAAVTQRVLSSTKDQRLQASQKLAGPKSSISFNGDKTAFIAELGNALYGAMMLTYAQGIHLLQVANKAYDYGLVLETVAAVWREGCIIRSQLLKDLRNVYRNSPDLINPILDTNYSAKIVNTQENIRKVITTATPWGLPIPGFTSALSYYDTYRSAQLPANLLQAQRDYFGAHTFERVDQEGTFHIQWSTTE, translated from the coding sequence ATGGCTGAAACACAAAAAACATCGGCAGATATTGGTATTGTAGGTCTTGGTGTAATGGGAGCTAACTTAGGTCTGAACATTGCTGAAAATGGATTTACTGTAGTTGCCTATGATCGGGATTCTAGCAAAGGTTCTCACCTTACAAATATGGCTCAAGAACAGCTCTCAGATCCAAGTAAAATCAATGCTTATAATGATATTACTCAATTTATTATTGCTTTAAAAAAGCCAAGAACTATTCTGATGCTTGTGCCTGCAGGGGCTCCTGTAGATGCAGTTATCCATGATTTTGCTCCTCACCTTGAAGCAGGTGATATTATGATTGATGGGGGCAATTCTTTTTTTAAGGATACTAATCGTCGAGTTGAGGAATTAGCAAAGAAAAATATCCATTTTATGGGAATGGGTGTCTCTGGTGGTGAATCAGGTGCTCGTCATGGACCTAGCTTAATGCCCGGTGGGGATCGTACTGCTTGGGAACATGCAAAACCTATACTAGAAGCAGCAGCAGCAAAAGCAGATGGAGAGCCTTGTGTAGGCTGGTTAGGTAGAGGTGCTGCCGGTCACTATGTAAAAATGGTACATAATGGTATTGAATATGGCTTAATGGAGTTGATTACTGAAAGCTACGATATTATGCATCGTGGGCTTGGTTTAAATTTAGAGGAACTTCATAAGGTTTATAAGGAGTGGACCAAAGGCCCAATGGGCGGATTTCTCATGGAAATTACTGCTGATGTATTAGTACAAAAAGATCCTTTAGGGGATGGTTATATTCTTCCTAAAATTTTAGATACAGCACACCAAAAAGGAACAGGGCTTTGGACTTCAGAGGAGAGTTTAACCTTGCAAGCACCTACTCCCGTTATTGATGCAGCAGTTACCCAACGAGTACTTTCATCTACTAAAGATCAACGGCTACAGGCAAGTCAAAAGCTAGCAGGACCTAAATCCAGTATTTCTTTTAATGGAGATAAAACTGCATTTATTGCTGAGTTAGGTAATGCACTTTATGGGGCAATGATGCTCACGTACGCTCAAGGTATACATCTGCTTCAGGTAGCTAACAAAGCTTATGATTATGGATTAGTACTAGAAACAGTCGCAGCAGTTTGGCGTGAGGGATGTATTATCCGCTCCCAGTTGCTAAAAGATTTACGCAATGTTTATCGAAATAGCCCAGATCTGATTAACCCAATTCTAGATACGAATTATAGTGCTAAGATAGTCAATACTCAAGAAAATATACGCAAAGTAATTACCACCGCTACCCCTTGGGGATTACCTATTCCAGGATTTACTTCTGCTTTAAGTTATTACGATACTTATCGCAGTGCCCAATTACCTGCTAATTTACTTCAAGCTCAACGAGATTACTTTGGTGCCCATACCTTTGAACGGGTAGATCAGGAAGGTACTTTTCATATTCAATGGTCTACAACGGAGTAA
- the zwf gene encoding glucose-6-phosphate dehydrogenase, whose translation MNSKNSNAQHPPTVFVLFGAGGDLSWRLIIPALFNLHVGKHLPEQFAIIGVDRQDYTDQSLAEHYRESIQQYSRYGTCSEDIWQSFFQLIHYHKGDITAQPCYDELADLIAKQNKNWGHHQQHKEQIFYLATPPFLFSGIAKGLGAAGLSRDREHSRIVVEKPLGRNLETFNEINNVLRTHFKERQIYRIDHFLGKENVQNILAFRFANPIFEPIWNRNYIDSVTITVAETLGVEHRAAFYETAGAMRDMVQNHVLQLLCLVAMEPPVTFSADDIRDRRMGVMHSLRSISKDQVNRYAARGQYGIGWINGAKVAGYREEEGINPNSNTETYCALQLHVDNWRWQGVPFYLRTGKRLSAKVSEISIRFRDVPHQAFPASAGLNARPAQLVIRLQPDEGIILKFLAKQPGQELILRPVDMRFSYSDSFKTPSPDAYETLLWDIMRNDATLFVRSDQVEAAWELLMPILDVWENNQAVNFPNYSAGTWGPESAELLASREGRSWFNPALFEFIK comes from the coding sequence ATGAATTCCAAGAATTCCAATGCTCAACATCCACCTACAGTCTTTGTACTGTTTGGTGCAGGTGGTGATCTCTCTTGGCGATTGATTATTCCAGCACTGTTTAATCTCCATGTGGGTAAGCATCTCCCAGAGCAATTTGCAATTATTGGGGTTGATCGTCAAGATTATACGGATCAATCTCTAGCAGAGCATTATCGAGAAAGCATACAACAATATTCTCGCTATGGAACTTGTAGCGAGGATATTTGGCAATCTTTTTTTCAACTAATTCATTATCATAAAGGAGATATTACTGCTCAACCTTGTTATGATGAGTTAGCAGATCTTATTGCAAAGCAAAATAAAAACTGGGGTCATCATCAGCAGCACAAAGAGCAGATTTTTTATCTTGCTACACCACCGTTTTTATTCTCAGGAATTGCTAAAGGGTTAGGTGCTGCAGGTCTTTCTCGGGATCGGGAACATTCAAGAATTGTAGTAGAAAAACCTTTAGGTCGTAATTTAGAAACTTTTAATGAGATTAACAATGTATTAAGAACTCATTTTAAAGAGAGGCAAATTTATCGTATTGATCATTTTCTGGGTAAAGAAAATGTACAAAATATCCTTGCTTTCCGTTTTGCAAATCCCATTTTTGAACCTATTTGGAACCGGAATTATATTGATAGTGTTACTATCACTGTAGCAGAAACTCTAGGGGTAGAACATCGGGCTGCTTTTTATGAGACAGCAGGTGCGATGCGGGATATGGTACAGAATCATGTACTTCAGCTCCTATGTTTAGTTGCTATGGAACCACCAGTTACTTTCAGCGCAGATGACATTCGAGATCGTAGGATGGGGGTAATGCATTCACTGAGATCCATTTCAAAAGATCAAGTGAATCGTTATGCTGCTCGTGGACAATATGGGATTGGTTGGATTAATGGTGCTAAAGTAGCGGGTTACCGAGAGGAAGAAGGAATTAACCCTAATTCAAATACAGAAACTTACTGTGCCCTACAACTTCATGTAGACAATTGGCGCTGGCAAGGCGTGCCTTTCTATCTACGCACAGGAAAGAGGTTATCTGCTAAAGTTTCAGAAATTTCGATTCGCTTTAGAGATGTACCCCATCAAGCCTTTCCTGCTTCAGCAGGATTAAATGCACGGCCTGCTCAATTGGTAATTAGGTTGCAACCCGATGAGGGAATCATTCTTAAGTTTTTAGCAAAACAACCAGGTCAAGAATTAATTTTACGCCCTGTAGATATGCGTTTTAGTTATAGCGATTCTTTTAAAACACCCTCTCCCGATGCATATGAAACCCTGTTATGGGATATTATGCGAAACGATGCTACCCTCTTTGTGAGATCAGATCAAGTAGAGGCAGCATGGGAATTATTGATGCCAATTCTTGATGTTTGGGAAAATAATCAAGCAGTTAATTTCCCAAACTACTCTGCTGGTACTTGGGGACCGGAATCAGCTGAATTACTTGCTTCTCGTGAAGGGAGAAGTTGGTTTAACCCAGCTTTATTTGAATTTATTAAGTAA
- the smpB gene encoding SsrA-binding protein SmpB, giving the protein MGKSKPKQPTKGTNSTIALNRRAYHEYFIETKYEAGLVLEGWEVKSLRAGHAQLNESYCLLKKGEAWLFGAHISPLTSASTHIHPDTQRNRKLLLNSEELRKLIGAVERRGYALIPLALYWKKGLAKLEIALAKGKHKYDKRADEKEKEWQRQKERLAKVTAY; this is encoded by the coding sequence ATGGGTAAAAGTAAACCTAAACAGCCTACAAAAGGTACTAATAGTACCATTGCATTAAACCGCAGGGCATACCATGAATATTTTATTGAAACTAAATATGAAGCGGGTTTAGTGCTTGAGGGCTGGGAAGTAAAAAGTTTAAGAGCTGGTCATGCTCAGCTCAATGAAAGTTATTGCCTCCTTAAAAAAGGAGAGGCTTGGTTATTTGGTGCTCATATTAGTCCACTTACCAGTGCATCTACTCATATTCACCCAGATACTCAAAGAAACCGCAAACTTCTCCTTAATTCAGAGGAGCTTAGAAAATTGATCGGCGCTGTAGAGCGGCGAGGTTATGCGCTTATTCCACTTGCTCTTTATTGGAAAAAAGGTCTAGCAAAGCTAGAAATTGCTCTGGCTAAAGGTAAGCATAAGTATGATAAACGAGCTGATGAAAAAGAAAAAGAATGGCAACGGCAAAAGGAGCGGCTTGCAAAGGTTACAGCTTATTAA